A region of the Desulfurellaceae bacterium genome:
CAGTTTGTCTGTCTTGAGCTGCACCACGGCCGGATCTTTGGTCGGATCGTAGAACCCGAGCTGTTCGATAAAACGGCCGTCGCGCGGAGAACGCGAGTCGGCCGCAACAATACGATAAAAGGG
Encoded here:
- the rpsP gene encoding 30S ribosomal protein S16, which produces MVKIRLARHGAKKRPFYRIVAADSRSPRDGRFIEQLGFYDPTKDPAVVQLKTDKLKKWLQNGAQPTDTVARLIQKAEQEPVA